Proteins encoded by one window of Halobaculum halobium:
- a CDS encoding phosphotransferase family protein, with product MVEFADDQAVVVQTGGDVDALRSEAAVTMTIGEATSIPVPTVLAGGVAGEVAYMISELVRGDDLHERFASLDTVRRREIARAFGQYLGEVHAAATFGSFGDVEPTGEEWAADEWPTETGVSALAVHEHTEPVAWIRDYGRAALDRLPPAFDAVAARIRRRLDEAAADAVRDAAGRASEPVLFPWDLRPGNALVDEGGVAAVLDWESPMVAPAALAVAKVEYLVVDWYLDDPSAERAAFRAGYETVRRSPDIDPLSRALAIADSAVDSTGTVTNPMYPELDREAAISFHRTALARTR from the coding sequence GTGGTCGAGTTTGCGGACGACCAAGCGGTCGTCGTGCAGACCGGTGGCGACGTCGACGCGCTCCGGTCGGAGGCGGCCGTGACGATGACGATCGGCGAGGCGACGTCGATCCCCGTGCCGACGGTGCTCGCCGGTGGTGTCGCCGGCGAGGTCGCGTACATGATCTCCGAACTGGTGCGCGGTGACGACCTCCACGAGCGGTTCGCGAGTCTCGACACCGTGCGACGGCGCGAGATCGCTCGTGCCTTCGGGCAGTACCTGGGGGAGGTCCACGCCGCCGCCACCTTCGGTAGCTTCGGAGACGTGGAGCCGACGGGAGAGGAGTGGGCGGCCGACGAGTGGCCGACGGAGACGGGGGTGTCCGCGCTCGCGGTTCACGAACACACGGAGCCGGTCGCGTGGATCAGGGACTACGGACGCGCCGCGCTCGACCGACTCCCGCCGGCGTTCGACGCGGTGGCCGCCCGGATCCGGCGACGACTGGACGAGGCCGCGGCAGACGCCGTGCGGGACGCGGCCGGGCGGGCGTCCGAACCGGTGTTGTTCCCGTGGGACCTCCGGCCGGGGAACGCCCTCGTCGACGAGGGCGGCGTCGCCGCGGTGCTGGACTGGGAGTCGCCGATGGTGGCGCCGGCCGCGCTCGCCGTCGCGAAGGTCGAGTACCTCGTCGTCGACTGGTACCTCGACGACCCGAGCGCGGAGCGAGCGGCGTTTCGGGCCGGCTACGAGACCGTGCGCCGGTCCCCCGACATCGATCCGCTCTCTCGAGCGCTTGCCATCGCGGATAGCGCAGTCGACTCGACCGGCACGGTGACGAACCCGATGTACCCCGAACTCGACCGGGAGGCGGCCATCAGCTTCCATCGTACCGCACTGGCACGCACGCGTTGA
- a CDS encoding HAD family hydrolase: protein MNRYEAVLFDLDGTLCRPTGDVTTAYEAAFESVGTEPFGEPAALWQLLDGPPDPDDHVGYLATGFARLATIHDRQVDPVALSTGLLDAIDHAAVEFVPGAKAAIGRAAETARTGLVTNGPQSRQSSKVETLELADRLDTVVYAGDLPRRKPHAEPFDRALGALDVAPADAVYVGDSLKYDVAGAFTAGLDSVWLRPDPDADDEGYSPTWTLDSLDAFETVLGCSGETGD from the coding sequence GTGAACAGATACGAGGCCGTTCTCTTCGACCTCGACGGGACGCTCTGCCGCCCGACCGGGGACGTGACGACGGCGTACGAGGCGGCCTTCGAGTCGGTCGGGACCGAGCCGTTCGGCGAGCCGGCCGCCCTCTGGCAACTGCTGGACGGTCCGCCGGACCCCGACGACCACGTCGGGTATCTCGCGACGGGATTCGCCAGGTTGGCGACGATCCACGACCGGCAAGTCGACCCGGTGGCGCTGTCGACGGGCCTCCTCGATGCCATCGATCACGCCGCCGTCGAGTTCGTACCCGGCGCGAAGGCAGCCATCGGCCGGGCCGCCGAGACGGCCCGAACCGGACTCGTGACGAACGGCCCCCAGAGCAGGCAGTCGTCGAAGGTCGAGACGCTCGAACTCGCCGACCGGTTAGACACGGTCGTGTACGCCGGGGACCTCCCGCGCCGGAAGCCCCACGCGGAGCCGTTCGACCGCGCGCTCGGGGCACTCGACGTCGCGCCGGCGGACGCCGTCTACGTCGGAGACTCCCTGAAGTACGACGTCGCCGGTGCCTTCACCGCCGGGCTGGACTCCGTCTGGCTCCGGCCCGATCCGGACGCCGACGACGAGGGGTACTCCCCGACGTGGACGCTCGATTCGCTCGACGCGTTCGAGACCGTTCTGGGGTGCTCGGGTGAGACGGGTGACTGA
- a CDS encoding class I SAM-dependent methyltransferase, with protein MDPEAVMRAWDEVAATYARRRDPDGSDAALIDDLLAALPAEPLVLDVGCGDGARTLANLPGDAVGLDVSRAGLILARERVPGSRLVHGEMSSLPIQTDGVDGVTAYHAVFHVPRENHPTVYRELARVLRPGGRLLMTLPGGRYETVRRGWMGGEMFFSTPGRETTLRQLRDAGFRVDRTVTADDPLGSGTEFVFAAREE; from the coding sequence ATGGATCCCGAGGCGGTGATGCGCGCGTGGGACGAAGTGGCCGCGACGTACGCGCGGCGGCGCGACCCGGACGGCTCCGACGCCGCGCTGATCGACGACCTCCTCGCGGCCCTGCCCGCGGAGCCGCTGGTGCTCGACGTTGGCTGTGGCGACGGCGCTCGCACGCTCGCGAATCTCCCCGGCGACGCGGTCGGCCTCGACGTCTCGCGGGCGGGGCTGATCCTCGCGCGCGAGCGTGTTCCCGGGAGTCGACTGGTCCACGGCGAGATGAGCAGCCTGCCGATCCAAACCGATGGGGTCGACGGGGTCACGGCCTACCACGCCGTCTTCCACGTTCCGCGGGAGAACCACCCGACGGTGTACCGCGAACTCGCCCGAGTGCTCCGCCCCGGTGGCCGCCTGCTGATGACCCTGCCGGGCGGCCGCTACGAGACGGTTCGCCGGGGATGGATGGGCGGGGAGATGTTCTTCTCGACGCCCGGTCGGGAGACGACGCTCCGGCAGTTGCGGGACGCGGGGTTCCGGGTCGACCGGACCGTCACCGCCGATGACCCCCTCGGGAGCGGCACCGAGTTCGTCTTCGCAGCCAGGGAGGAGTGA
- a CDS encoding YgaP family membrane protein produces the protein MNKNVGGIDRIARLILGPILVLAGIAGYAGLLALAVGPLPQALTAILVFLIGAILLVTGLVQKCPLNRLLGLDTYRQKKRGKSEEQAIIDQR, from the coding sequence ATGAACAAGAATGTCGGCGGCATCGATCGCATCGCCCGTCTCATACTCGGCCCCATCCTGGTCTTGGCGGGAATCGCTGGCTACGCCGGCTTGCTCGCTCTCGCAGTCGGCCCGCTACCCCAAGCACTCACCGCGATACTCGTGTTCCTCATCGGGGCGATTCTGCTTGTCACCGGACTCGTCCAGAAGTGTCCGCTGAACCGGCTTCTGGGACTCGACACGTACCGCCAAAAGAAACGCGGCAAGTCCGAAGAACAGGCGATTATCGACCAGCGGTAG
- a CDS encoding DUF2237 family protein yields the protein MTDPQTNGSGTDPDDPEGNVLGGPLQTCSSDPETGYLRDGHCRHLVRDPGRHEVCAVVTDEFLRYARDRGNDLITPRPDLGFPGLSDGDRWCLCLPRWEEARAAGVAPPVVLAATNEAVLEDVPLETLREHAVDAE from the coding sequence ATGACCGATCCACAGACGAATGGCAGCGGGACCGATCCAGACGATCCCGAGGGGAACGTGCTCGGGGGACCGCTCCAGACGTGTAGCAGCGACCCCGAGACCGGCTATCTGCGCGACGGTCACTGCCGCCACCTCGTCCGGGACCCGGGGCGCCACGAAGTGTGCGCGGTCGTCACCGACGAGTTCCTTCGGTACGCTCGCGACCGGGGGAACGACCTGATCACCCCGCGGCCGGATCTGGGCTTTCCGGGCCTGTCCGACGGTGACCGGTGGTGTCTCTGTTTGCCCCGCTGGGAGGAGGCGCGAGCCGCCGGCGTCGCGCCGCCGGTCGTGCTCGCGGCGACGAACGAGGCGGTGCTGGAGGACGTCCCGCTGGAGACGCTCCGAGAGCACGCCGTCGACGCCGAGTGA
- a CDS encoding zinc-dependent alcohol dehydrogenase family protein, whose translation MRAAVLREHGEPLDVTKVDDPEPQPKGVVVEVEACGICRSDWHGWQGDWDWLGIQPQPGQILGHEPAGRVTAVGEDVTNFAEGDHVAVPFNLGDGTCMQCRTGHGNTCENPMPLGFVEPVPGAFAELVHVPAADHNLVHLPDGVGSVDMAGLGCRFMTAFHGLAHRAPVEAGDWVAVHGVGGVGLSAVHIADALGANVVAVDLDDDKLSKAEELGAAETVNAGDADDVPGAVQALAGGGCHVSVDALGIAETCRNSVLSLGTRGTHVQIGLTTSEEEGMVGLPTDAMVMNEIEFVGSLGLPPTRYDEIFRMVARDKLDPSAVISETVSLDDVNDKLAAMTDFGTEGIPVIDEF comes from the coding sequence ATGCGAGCAGCAGTCCTGCGCGAACACGGAGAACCGCTCGACGTAACCAAGGTCGACGATCCCGAACCGCAGCCGAAGGGCGTGGTCGTCGAGGTCGAGGCGTGCGGGATCTGTCGGTCGGACTGGCACGGCTGGCAGGGCGATTGGGACTGGCTGGGCATTCAACCCCAGCCCGGGCAGATCCTGGGCCACGAGCCGGCGGGCCGTGTCACCGCCGTCGGCGAGGACGTGACGAACTTCGCCGAGGGCGACCACGTCGCCGTCCCGTTCAACCTCGGCGACGGCACGTGCATGCAGTGTCGAACCGGTCACGGGAACACCTGCGAGAACCCGATGCCGCTGGGGTTCGTTGAGCCGGTTCCCGGCGCCTTCGCCGAGCTGGTTCACGTCCCGGCGGCCGACCACAACCTCGTCCATCTCCCCGACGGCGTCGGCTCCGTCGACATGGCGGGGCTGGGCTGCCGGTTCATGACTGCCTTCCACGGGCTGGCTCATCGGGCGCCCGTGGAGGCGGGCGACTGGGTCGCCGTCCACGGCGTCGGCGGGGTGGGCCTCTCGGCGGTCCACATCGCCGACGCCCTCGGTGCGAACGTCGTCGCCGTCGACCTCGACGACGACAAGCTCTCGAAGGCCGAGGAACTGGGCGCCGCCGAGACGGTCAACGCCGGCGACGCCGACGACGTACCCGGGGCTGTGCAGGCGCTCGCTGGCGGCGGCTGCCACGTCTCCGTCGACGCCCTCGGCATCGCCGAGACGTGCCGCAACTCCGTGCTCAGCCTCGGGACGCGCGGCACGCACGTGCAGATCGGGCTCACCACCTCCGAAGAAGAGGGGATGGTGGGACTCCCGACCGACGCGATGGTCATGAATGAGATCGAGTTCGTCGGCTCGTTGGGCCTGCCGCCGACGCGCTACGACGAGATCTTCCGGATGGTCGCCCGCGACAAGCTCGACCCCAGCGCCGTCATCAGCGAGACCGTGTCGCTGGACGACGTGAACGACAAGCTGGCGGCGATGACCGACTTCGGGACCGAGGGGATCCCGGTGATCGACGAGTTCTGA
- a CDS encoding PAS domain S-box protein, translating into MVDRTRTEAQTVSPYYGDGFCDRLEALEAAVATLSTDAGVPLDALRELGELGGDTVGNADAPAVVFATEAERIPVGVDRPVVWVTPEPRVAGAAIDAGATDAVVWEPGDDVDLLAAKLKRLSSPGDAGATPEDGRPVAVEREPGGDEPATPAGLDYDGALYEYLVKTVGDAVYILDEDGRFTFVNDALCEMTGYEQEELVGSSVHRIKDDETVEEAEDALRDLLRDYSGDEDGDLSIAKLDVELVRKDGRRVPCTDRMTLRPHEDGSFSGTVGTLRDVSQQRRRERILNNLLRATQGMVGETTAAGVAERVVGVAMNTIEAESAVVREHDPETDELVPVAVPDAVREQLGDRPRYDSDEGPVGTAFTDKRTVRSDDLDHIDPDLDAAGTYLPIGDTRTLSVGHRSGGVFSSDGQRFLELLAATAGSVFDRVDQDRERRRYQAAVEAADDMLFTLDHEGEFTIVTESLAETLGTTRSELVGTHVTAVLSENAAADDLLDPAADAASMAMETELISRGGEAIPARITVSSIDAVGADGVVGTVQDIRELRTARAEASRQRRRFAELFETLTDPLLEVSFEGAEATVRAVNDRFVALTDTDGSTLQDAPLSAVRSSIPTAIADALAGLGAADGAIEREIEVQTPHGRRYYLLRNVPYRDDGTERAFVVLTDVTEVKQQETHLRVLHRLLRHNLRNQTNVILGRAGLVRTADSPEAAAEHAAKIEEASRSLVETSETAQAIQRTLRNGDGEAEQRPESPAAIEDELSQLAESIAPETNVRVAVEVAGSVPYDGAIHRAVTELLDNAVEFGTPGPDSTVEIRVVDVDEDTVRIAVADDGPGIPEAEWTVVAGDHEITQLQHASGLGLWLVKWVSDMHGGDLRLVSADEDGTVIALDLPVA; encoded by the coding sequence ATGGTAGACCGAACCCGTACCGAAGCGCAGACGGTCAGTCCGTACTACGGGGACGGGTTCTGTGACCGGCTCGAGGCGCTCGAAGCAGCGGTAGCCACCCTCTCGACGGACGCCGGCGTTCCGCTTGACGCCCTCCGGGAACTCGGCGAACTCGGCGGCGACACGGTCGGGAATGCGGACGCGCCAGCCGTCGTGTTCGCGACTGAGGCCGAACGCATCCCGGTTGGCGTCGACCGACCGGTCGTCTGGGTGACTCCGGAGCCGCGGGTTGCCGGAGCGGCTATCGATGCGGGCGCCACGGACGCGGTCGTCTGGGAGCCCGGAGACGACGTCGACCTGCTCGCGGCGAAGCTCAAGCGGCTCTCCTCGCCCGGCGACGCGGGCGCGACCCCCGAAGACGGGCGGCCGGTGGCGGTGGAACGTGAACCGGGAGGCGACGAGCCCGCGACGCCCGCCGGCCTCGACTACGATGGTGCCCTCTACGAGTACCTCGTCAAGACCGTCGGCGACGCGGTGTACATTCTCGACGAAGACGGACGGTTCACGTTCGTCAACGACGCGCTGTGCGAGATGACGGGATACGAACAGGAAGAGTTAGTGGGGTCGTCGGTCCATCGGATCAAGGACGACGAGACGGTCGAGGAGGCGGAAGACGCGCTCCGAGACCTGCTCAGAGACTACTCCGGAGACGAGGACGGCGACCTGTCGATCGCGAAGCTCGACGTCGAACTCGTCAGGAAGGACGGCCGTCGGGTGCCCTGCACGGACCGGATGACGCTTCGACCCCACGAGGACGGCTCGTTCTCCGGCACCGTCGGGACGCTCCGCGACGTGAGCCAGCAGCGTCGGCGGGAGCGAATCCTGAACAACCTCCTGCGGGCGACCCAGGGAATGGTCGGCGAGACGACGGCCGCGGGCGTCGCCGAGCGGGTCGTCGGCGTGGCCATGAACACGATCGAGGCCGAGAGCGCCGTCGTCCGAGAGCACGATCCAGAGACCGACGAGCTCGTGCCGGTCGCGGTCCCAGACGCCGTCCGCGAACAACTGGGGGACCGCCCGCGGTACGACTCCGACGAGGGCCCCGTCGGGACGGCGTTCACCGACAAGCGCACCGTCAGAAGCGACGACCTCGACCACATCGACCCCGATCTGGACGCGGCTGGGACGTACCTCCCGATCGGCGACACGCGCACCCTGAGCGTCGGCCACCGCAGCGGCGGAGTGTTCTCGAGCGACGGACAGCGGTTCCTCGAACTGCTTGCAGCGACGGCGGGGTCGGTCTTCGACCGCGTCGATCAAGACCGGGAGCGCCGTCGCTATCAGGCCGCTGTGGAGGCCGCAGACGACATGCTGTTCACGCTGGATCACGAGGGCGAGTTCACGATCGTCACCGAGTCGCTCGCGGAGACGCTCGGGACGACCCGGTCGGAACTCGTGGGGACGCACGTAACCGCCGTGCTCTCGGAGAATGCGGCCGCAGACGACCTCCTCGATCCGGCGGCCGACGCCGCGTCGATGGCGATGGAGACGGAGTTGATCTCACGCGGGGGCGAAGCGATCCCCGCTCGGATAACCGTCTCTTCGATCGACGCCGTCGGCGCCGACGGTGTCGTCGGAACCGTCCAGGACATCCGCGAGCTCCGGACGGCGAGAGCGGAGGCCTCGCGGCAGCGTCGCCGGTTCGCTGAACTGTTCGAGACGCTCACCGATCCGCTCTTGGAGGTGAGCTTCGAGGGGGCCGAGGCCACGGTCCGCGCGGTCAACGACCGCTTCGTCGCGCTGACCGACACCGACGGCTCGACGCTCCAGGACGCGCCGCTGTCAGCGGTCCGTTCGTCGATCCCCACGGCGATCGCGGACGCCCTCGCTGGGCTCGGCGCCGCCGACGGCGCGATCGAACGAGAGATCGAGGTTCAGACGCCTCACGGCCGTCGCTACTACCTACTCAGAAACGTTCCCTACCGTGACGACGGCACCGAGCGAGCGTTCGTCGTGCTGACCGACGTCACGGAGGTCAAACAGCAGGAAACCCACCTACGGGTGCTCCATCGGCTGTTGCGGCACAACCTCCGAAACCAGACGAACGTCATCCTCGGTCGGGCGGGACTGGTCCGGACGGCGGACAGCCCCGAGGCCGCGGCGGAGCACGCAGCGAAGATCGAGGAGGCGAGCCGGTCGCTCGTCGAGACGAGCGAGACGGCACAGGCGATCCAGCGGACGCTCCGAAACGGCGACGGTGAGGCCGAGCAGCGACCGGAGTCGCCGGCGGCGATCGAGGACGAGCTCAGCCAGCTCGCCGAGTCGATCGCACCGGAGACGAACGTTCGGGTCGCCGTCGAGGTCGCCGGCTCCGTCCCGTACGACGGTGCGATCCACCGGGCCGTCACGGAACTGCTCGACAACGCTGTCGAATTCGGCACGCCGGGGCCGGACTCGACGGTCGAGATCCGGGTGGTGGATGTGGACGAGGACACGGTCCGGATCGCGGTCGCCGACGACGGGCCGGGGATCCCCGAAGCGGAGTGGACGGTCGTCGCCGGCGACCACGAGATAACGCAACTGCAACACGCGTCCGGCTTGGGCTTGTGGCTGGTAAAGTGGGTCTCCGATATGCACGGCGGTGATCTGCGGCTGGTATCGGCCGACGAAGACGGCACAGTGATCGCGCTCGACCTCCCGGTCGCGTGA
- a CDS encoding ABC transporter ATP-binding protein has translation MPPTTPSDLPSDGTPALSVEGLSKRFGAGADAVRAVDDVSFAIERGSVVGLLGPNGAGKTTLIKSVLGTVLPDEGTVRVLGRDVTDGRRAAYADVGAMLEGARNDYWRLTVRENLRYFATIGGVAPDSVADRHERLLDRLDLADKADTPVRELSRGMKQKVSLASVLAGDAELVFLDEPTLGLDVEGSRTLRREIRRLAEEEDLTVVVSSHDMRVIEDVCDRVIVMSEGSVVADDAVERLLGAVDDSRLRIASTDLSPSTIDDLRDRFDVADADAAADPPTVEVRTDGDAVYDLFDALRAADVTLDGIDTVEPSLEDVFVQLTGADAEGSRGPGSDEERGRAAGRLAAAVGDGGGRRDGNRRRWRPADGRVNRRRRRRIPGRR, from the coding sequence ATGCCACCGACAACGCCCTCCGATCTCCCCTCGGACGGCACGCCCGCGCTCTCCGTCGAGGGACTCTCGAAGCGCTTCGGCGCCGGGGCCGACGCCGTCCGCGCGGTCGACGACGTCTCGTTCGCGATCGAGCGCGGGTCGGTCGTGGGGCTGCTCGGTCCCAACGGCGCCGGCAAGACGACGCTGATCAAGTCGGTGCTCGGGACGGTGCTCCCCGACGAGGGGACCGTCCGCGTCCTCGGCCGCGACGTGACCGACGGGCGGCGGGCGGCCTACGCGGACGTGGGCGCGATGCTGGAGGGCGCCCGAAACGACTACTGGCGGCTGACGGTCAGAGAGAACCTCCGCTACTTCGCGACGATCGGCGGCGTCGCCCCCGACTCGGTCGCCGACCGTCACGAGCGACTGCTCGACCGGCTCGACTTGGCGGACAAAGCGGACACGCCGGTCCGCGAGCTGTCCCGCGGGATGAAACAGAAGGTGTCGTTGGCGAGCGTGCTCGCGGGCGACGCGGAGCTGGTGTTCCTCGACGAGCCGACGCTCGGTCTCGATGTGGAGGGCTCCCGGACGCTCAGGCGGGAGATCCGCCGGCTCGCCGAGGAGGAGGACCTCACGGTCGTCGTGAGCAGCCACGACATGCGCGTCATCGAGGACGTTTGCGACCGCGTGATCGTCATGTCGGAAGGGTCGGTCGTTGCCGACGACGCCGTCGAGCGACTGCTCGGGGCCGTCGACGACTCCCGCCTCCGGATCGCGAGCACGGACCTCTCGCCGTCGACGATCGACGACCTGCGCGACCGGTTCGACGTCGCCGACGCGGACGCGGCCGCCGACCCGCCGACCGTGGAGGTGCGGACCGACGGCGACGCCGTGTACGATCTGTTCGACGCGCTGCGCGCGGCTGACGTGACGCTCGACGGGATCGACACCGTCGAGCCCAGTCTGGAGGACGTGTTCGTGCAACTGACCGGCGCGGACGCCGAGGGTTCGCGGGGACCCGGTTCGGACGAGGAACGCGGGCGGGCGGCTGGCCGACTGGCGGCCGCGGTCGGCGACGGCGGGGGTCGACGTGACGGCAACCGACGCCGCTGGCGACCCGCCGACGGACGCGTCAACCGCCGCCGCCGGAGACGCATCCCCGGCCGGCGATAG
- a CDS encoding ABC transporter permease yields MTATDAAGDPPTDASTAAAGDASPAGDSPPPAGDDPRPATFLDLARAVLYREFLIFLRYPANAIGGIVISLVFFGLLFFGGRLLAGQALADSLSGIIVGYFLWTLAVGAYSSVSNDISSEVQWGTLERHVTTPFGFAPVALLKGVAKVVRTFLTSAVVLAVMLVMTGTSLQIAPVTVVVIAGLAIVSVLGLGFAAGGVTVLYKRVGNWLNLLQFGFVVLVSAPVFDQPWLRALPLAHGSAMLQRAMVDGVRLWEFPLADLALLIGVAVGYLAGGYVVFHYATRRARRLGVLGDY; encoded by the coding sequence GTGACGGCAACCGACGCCGCTGGCGACCCGCCGACGGACGCGTCAACCGCCGCCGCCGGAGACGCATCCCCGGCCGGCGATAGTCCGCCCCCGGCTGGCGACGACCCGCGGCCGGCGACGTTCCTCGACCTCGCTCGGGCGGTCCTCTACCGAGAGTTCCTGATCTTCCTTCGGTATCCGGCGAACGCGATCGGGGGGATCGTCATCTCCCTGGTGTTCTTCGGGCTGTTGTTCTTCGGCGGGCGGCTCCTGGCGGGGCAGGCGCTCGCGGACTCGCTGTCGGGGATCATCGTCGGCTACTTCCTGTGGACGCTGGCGGTGGGCGCGTACTCCTCCGTGTCCAACGACATCTCCAGCGAAGTTCAGTGGGGGACCTTGGAACGACACGTCACCACGCCGTTCGGGTTCGCGCCCGTCGCGCTGCTCAAGGGGGTCGCGAAGGTGGTCCGAACGTTCCTCACCTCCGCAGTCGTGCTGGCGGTGATGCTCGTCATGACGGGAACGTCACTGCAGATCGCGCCCGTGACGGTCGTCGTCATCGCGGGCCTGGCGATCGTCTCCGTGTTGGGGCTCGGATTCGCCGCAGGCGGCGTCACCGTGTTGTACAAGCGGGTCGGCAACTGGCTGAACCTCCTGCAGTTCGGCTTCGTTGTGCTCGTCTCCGCGCCGGTGTTCGATCAGCCGTGGCTGCGGGCGCTGCCGCTGGCCCACGGGAGCGCGATGCTCCAGCGGGCGATGGTCGACGGCGTCCGCCTGTGGGAGTTTCCGCTCGCGGATCTCGCGCTGCTGATCGGCGTCGCCGTCGGCTACCTGGCGGGCGGCTACGTCGTCTTCCACTACGCGACTCGACGGGCGCGCCGCCTCGGCGTGCTCGGTGACTACTGA
- a CDS encoding DUF6684 family protein has translation MAPDPDSDTADGTDAHTPVHTDADDSRSEPDRSVFSGGTLSDLFVNAVPVAMLVAFVVGFGVLAPGNLDSDPLLGFHAALIAGVVLVSAVAARAVVAGGGDLDGDREIDLYDPDERDDAGDGPGDRDGERDPADSDDDGGDGPVPDDPAGTGHSAGSGDADSTGDSRDDGLPRHNP, from the coding sequence GTGGCGCCCGATCCCGACAGCGACACCGCGGACGGCACCGACGCACACACTCCTGTCCACACTGACGCCGATGACTCCCGGAGTGAGCCCGACCGGAGCGTGTTCTCCGGCGGAACGCTCTCGGATCTGTTCGTCAACGCGGTCCCGGTCGCGATGCTCGTTGCGTTCGTCGTCGGGTTCGGGGTGCTCGCCCCCGGCAACCTCGACTCCGACCCGCTTCTCGGCTTTCACGCCGCGCTGATCGCCGGCGTCGTCCTCGTCAGCGCCGTCGCCGCCCGTGCCGTCGTCGCCGGCGGCGGCGACCTCGACGGCGACCGCGAGATCGACCTGTACGACCCGGACGAACGCGACGACGCGGGCGACGGCCCGGGCGACCGCGACGGGGAGCGCGATCCAGCGGACAGCGACGACGACGGTGGCGACGGTCCCGTGCCGGACGACCCAGCCGGCACGGGCCACTCCGCCGGTTCCGGCGACGCTGACAGCACTGGCGACTCCCGCGACGACGGGCTCCCTCGCCACAACCCCTAA
- a CDS encoding glutaredoxin family protein — MTFDPMDQGIDAEEAHERTTDAIADNEVVLFMKGSPRMPQCGYSKRAIGLISQYRDDVATVDALANLDAFREALEAESGWETIPQTFVDGEFVGGSDILAELDERGELAETLNADADAGTDADAAVDGDGETATDAPF; from the coding sequence ATGACCTTCGACCCGATGGACCAGGGAATCGACGCCGAGGAGGCGCACGAGCGCACGACCGACGCGATCGCCGACAACGAGGTGGTGTTGTTCATGAAGGGGAGCCCTCGGATGCCCCAGTGCGGCTACTCGAAGCGCGCGATCGGGCTGATCAGCCAGTACCGCGACGACGTGGCGACGGTGGACGCCCTCGCGAACCTCGACGCCTTCCGCGAGGCCCTGGAGGCCGAGAGCGGCTGGGAGACGATCCCGCAGACGTTCGTCGACGGCGAGTTCGTCGGCGGCAGCGACATCCTCGCGGAACTGGACGAGCGGGGCGAACTCGCGGAGACGCTCAACGCGGACGCTGACGCCGGTACAGACGCCGACGCAGCCGTCGACGGCGACGGAGAGACGGCGACGGACGCACCGTTCTAA